In the genome of Deinococcus deserti VCD115, one region contains:
- a CDS encoding ribonuclease domain-containing protein: MILCHAPLRRALLALFVPLAITALGSCDTPAGSQATTQTTTSAAPNQAAQTSRAPATLPAPTSARDPHSGLRWIARSELPPEGREMLRLIARGGPFRYSRDGAAFGNRERLLPQAERGYYREYTVRTPGESDRGARRLVCGRQSETTVAECYYTADHYASFRRVRP, encoded by the coding sequence GTGATTCTCTGCCATGCGCCACTTCGCCGCGCTCTGCTGGCCCTGTTCGTGCCTCTGGCCATCACGGCTCTGGGGAGTTGCGACACGCCTGCCGGGTCCCAGGCCACCACACAGACCACCACCAGCGCTGCTCCGAACCAGGCTGCACAGACCAGCAGAGCTCCAGCGACCCTGCCCGCCCCCACATCAGCGCGGGACCCTCACAGTGGCCTGCGCTGGATTGCCCGCAGTGAGCTGCCTCCTGAAGGCCGGGAGATGCTCAGGCTGATTGCCCGCGGTGGGCCGTTCCGGTACAGCAGGGACGGGGCTGCCTTTGGCAACCGCGAGAGGCTCCTGCCACAGGCAGAACGGGGGTATTACCGCGAGTACACCGTTCGGACACCTGGTGAATCTGACCGTGGGGCCCGCCGGCTGGTCTGTGGTAGACAGAGCGAGACAACGGTCGCCGAGTGTTATTACACGGCCGATCACTACGCCAGTTTCAGGAGGGTCCGGCCATGA
- a CDS encoding barstar family protein, producing the protein MIQIFNGPPAGLQVAPHDVRILAAGHQVAVREVDFSKVHDKDSLMLAFLSGLGLTDRFGHNWDALFDVLTDPASTSRRLALVLYDYARFRNRRNNLSAQLESVLIDAQRAAAEQGRDLWLLMEEADSNTRHW; encoded by the coding sequence ATGATCCAGATTTTCAATGGTCCACCGGCAGGCCTGCAGGTTGCGCCGCATGACGTGCGTATCCTGGCGGCTGGACATCAGGTGGCCGTGCGGGAAGTGGACTTTTCAAAGGTTCACGATAAAGACAGCCTGATGCTGGCTTTTCTGTCCGGTCTGGGGCTGACGGACCGCTTTGGACACAACTGGGACGCCCTGTTCGACGTGTTGACGGATCCTGCGAGTACGTCCAGGCGTCTGGCCCTGGTGCTGTATGACTATGCCCGCTTCCGGAACCGCCGGAACAACCTCAGCGCACAGCTTGAGTCCGTCCTGATTGATGCGCAGCGCGCAGCGGCAGAGCAGGGGCGTGACCTCTGGCTGCTGATGGAGGAGGCCGACAGCAACACGCGGCACTGGTAG
- a CDS encoding heme-dependent oxidative N-demethylase subunit alpha family protein, translating to MHPPTLYRPFLDGQYSVSAGLFRLGVQPIPWREDARPESHTFSLDHEYPRFIASKVAAHRRGLYQYSGEAGLTPDLREAALTHVAGTLAAESGGALHWNGITLRNDLLGWEADLDPRWGAVGTVRRFPAPHANLVQGVQAVHALDFLGLNTQEDLAIIARDERADWLAATHVLSPQHWDPRDKLGRDFVAVHTPVAGSGPMNATAPRLVDAVIQRGPFVRFAWGLSMSDRLDHHPAGPPDADRHSDTRFNPDHAFLRVERQTLTGFPQASGALFTIRPLTTPLRDAVVTAEQALALVRALRSMTPDQIRYKGLETILKDVLSWLSDQAIDSDT from the coding sequence ATGCACCCGCCGACCCTGTACCGCCCGTTCCTGGACGGCCAGTACAGCGTGTCGGCGGGACTGTTCCGTCTGGGCGTCCAGCCCATCCCCTGGCGTGAGGACGCCCGGCCCGAGAGTCATACCTTCTCGCTGGACCACGAATACCCGCGTTTTATTGCCAGCAAGGTCGCGGCTCATCGCCGGGGCCTGTACCAGTATTCGGGCGAGGCAGGACTGACGCCCGACCTGCGGGAAGCGGCCCTGACCCATGTAGCCGGGACACTTGCCGCCGAGAGCGGAGGCGCCCTGCACTGGAACGGCATCACCCTGCGCAACGACCTGCTCGGCTGGGAAGCTGACCTCGACCCCCGCTGGGGTGCTGTAGGGACTGTGCGCCGGTTTCCGGCGCCGCACGCGAACCTGGTCCAGGGCGTGCAGGCGGTTCACGCCCTGGACTTTCTGGGCCTCAATACACAGGAGGACCTGGCGATCATCGCGCGCGACGAGCGCGCTGACTGGCTGGCGGCCACGCACGTGCTGTCCCCGCAGCACTGGGACCCCAGGGATAAGCTGGGCCGCGATTTTGTAGCCGTACACACGCCTGTCGCTGGAAGCGGCCCCATGAATGCCACCGCACCCCGACTGGTGGACGCCGTTATCCAGCGCGGACCGTTTGTGCGTTTTGCCTGGGGTCTGAGCATGAGTGACCGCCTGGATCACCATCCGGCCGGGCCTCCCGACGCCGACCGGCACTCCGACACCCGCTTCAACCCCGACCATGCGTTCCTGCGGGTGGAGCGCCAGACACTGACCGGCTTTCCCCAGGCCAGCGGCGCGCTCTTTACGATCCGGCCGCTGACCACGCCCCTCAGGGACGCTGTGGTTACCGCTGAGCAGGCCCTGGCCCTGGTGCGGGCGCTGCGAAGCATGACCCCAGACCAGATTCGTTACAAGGGACTGGAAACAATTCTTAAAGACGTCCTGTCCTGGCTGTCTGACCAGGCCATAGACTCAGACACGTGA